One Chlorobaculum limnaeum genomic window carries:
- a CDS encoding UPF0149 family protein, with protein MLVYELRVSLLGAEPAVWRRVRVPGDTHLRLVHLVLQMAMGWENRHLHEFVSADRKRYVDFDGSEPQADELDENMYTLKDLVSKPGDRCLYLYDFGDDWTHEIVLETVSEVEVDPAEQFRCLAGQGACPPEDCGGVPGYLELLEKFNDLDAVDHDEAVVQLGEVFDPEAFDCAFFNERVSAMFASHEEMPPSGEVDEEMGALMQLQDFLASEELPDSSMSIVVLDGFFAALAIHPVPIMPSAWLPLVWDMSGAGHQPEFASRKEAEKVTGLLFSYMNSVTQSLADGSADYETLFEILEIESGEERMLAAEDWATGFVAGAMIDQEMWTRTVSDEAGGELLWPFVIMSGLSDEQSGISEEKLAEIRATLIDDLNECVLDLRDFWAEWRREYLPKPGAGRTAKAPPRVGRNEPCPCGSGKKYKQCCGK; from the coding sequence ATGCTTGTATATGAGCTTCGGGTGTCGCTTCTGGGGGCTGAACCGGCGGTCTGGCGCCGGGTTCGGGTGCCTGGGGATACGCATTTGCGTCTGGTTCATCTTGTGCTTCAGATGGCGATGGGGTGGGAGAACCGTCATTTGCACGAGTTTGTGTCGGCTGACCGGAAAAGATATGTTGATTTTGACGGCAGTGAGCCGCAAGCCGATGAGCTGGATGAAAATATGTACACGCTGAAAGACCTCGTCAGCAAACCGGGTGACCGTTGTTTGTATCTCTACGATTTCGGCGATGACTGGACGCACGAGATCGTACTGGAAACGGTGTCGGAAGTCGAGGTCGATCCAGCCGAACAGTTCAGGTGTCTTGCGGGCCAGGGCGCTTGCCCGCCGGAGGATTGCGGTGGCGTTCCGGGCTATCTCGAACTGCTCGAAAAGTTCAATGACCTCGATGCCGTGGACCATGACGAGGCGGTCGTGCAGCTTGGCGAGGTGTTCGATCCCGAAGCGTTCGATTGCGCCTTTTTCAATGAAAGGGTAAGCGCAATGTTTGCGAGCCATGAGGAGATGCCACCGTCCGGGGAGGTGGACGAGGAGATGGGGGCGCTCATGCAGCTCCAGGATTTTCTCGCGTCGGAGGAGCTGCCTGACAGCTCGATGTCGATTGTCGTGCTCGACGGTTTTTTCGCGGCGCTGGCGATCCATCCGGTCCCGATCATGCCAAGCGCGTGGCTGCCCCTCGTGTGGGATATGTCGGGTGCTGGCCATCAACCGGAGTTCGCGTCCCGGAAGGAGGCGGAAAAAGTGACGGGGTTGTTGTTCAGCTACATGAATTCTGTGACGCAGTCGCTGGCTGATGGGAGCGCCGATTATGAGACGTTGTTCGAGATTCTCGAGATCGAGTCAGGTGAAGAACGGATGCTTGCCGCCGAGGACTGGGCGACAGGCTTTGTGGCGGGAGCGATGATCGATCAGGAGATGTGGACGCGAACTGTTTCCGATGAGGCGGGCGGCGAGCTTCTTTGGCCATTCGTCATCATGTCGGGCTTATCAGACGAACAGTCCGGCATTTCCGAGGAAAAGCTGGCTGAAATCAGAGCGACTCTGATCGATGATCTGAATGAGTGCGTACTCGATTTGCGGGATTTCTGGGCGGAGTGGAGGCGAGAATATCTGCCGAAGCCAGGCGCTGGCCGGACGGCGAAAGCGCCACCTCGCGTCGGGCGTAACGAACCTTGCCCGTGCGGCAGCGGCAAGAAGTACAAGCAGTGCTGCGGGAAGTAG
- a CDS encoding DUF1615 family protein: protein MLRAKRFTLITLIFALFLSACSGIQDSGLSEKQIEKIVRAARPNNPSPDIWARAIKESLEELGQPVDKEHVSAVAAVISQVSAFSISPKNSRMASILRKKIEAAESNEMLRLLIETRLDQTASNGKSFRENIDSISSELDFENWYDEFTSAKITKPILLVLNKDASDLITTAGSMQVSVKFAEEYPKKPKNAGGGSVRDMLYTCKGGVFYGAAYLLDFKHNYDDWKYVFADFNAGHYSSRNAGFQKMLGRLTRRQVDTDGDLMNYENGDIAPSVTYVTFINFLKKKEIEFDEKQVMKDFSKEKSYEFEESWSYKKLAELYKKRYGRPIYAVLPDISLNSPKFVSKNLSTKWFANRVKDRYNHCMRTRI, encoded by the coding sequence ATGCTTAGAGCAAAACGCTTTACACTCATCACCCTGATTTTCGCCCTCTTCCTGTCGGCCTGCTCGGGCATCCAGGATTCCGGGCTGTCGGAAAAGCAGATCGAAAAAATAGTCCGGGCCGCCAGGCCGAACAACCCTTCGCCGGACATCTGGGCGAGAGCCATCAAGGAGAGCCTCGAAGAGCTTGGCCAGCCGGTGGACAAGGAGCATGTCAGCGCCGTGGCAGCCGTCATTTCGCAGGTCAGCGCCTTTTCGATCTCGCCGAAAAACTCACGCATGGCGAGCATTCTGCGCAAGAAAATCGAGGCCGCCGAATCGAACGAAATGCTGCGGCTCCTGATCGAGACCAGGCTCGATCAGACCGCCTCGAACGGCAAGAGCTTCCGCGAGAACATCGATTCGATTTCGAGCGAACTCGATTTCGAAAACTGGTACGACGAATTCACCTCCGCCAAAATAACCAAGCCGATCCTGCTGGTGCTCAACAAGGATGCGAGCGATCTGATCACGACGGCAGGTTCGATGCAGGTGTCGGTGAAGTTCGCCGAAGAGTACCCGAAAAAACCCAAAAACGCCGGTGGCGGCAGCGTGCGCGACATGCTCTACACCTGCAAGGGCGGCGTATTCTACGGAGCCGCCTATCTGCTCGACTTCAAGCACAACTACGACGACTGGAAGTATGTCTTCGCCGATTTCAACGCGGGCCACTACTCAAGCCGCAATGCCGGATTCCAGAAGATGCTGGGCAGGCTGACGCGCAGGCAGGTCGACACGGACGGCGACCTGATGAACTACGAAAACGGCGACATCGCCCCGTCGGTCACGTACGTGACCTTCATCAATTTCCTGAAGAAAAAGGAGATCGAATTCGACGAAAAGCAGGTGATGAAGGATTTCTCGAAGGAGAAAAGCTACGAATTCGAGGAGAGCTGGTCGTACAAAAAGCTGGCTGAGCTCTATAAAAAGAGATATGGTCGCCCGATCTACGCCGTGCTGCCCGACATTTCGCTGAACAGCCCGAAATTCGTGAGCAAGAACCTCTCCACCAAATGGTTCGCCAACCGCGTGAAAGACCGGTATAACCACTGCATGAGAACGAGAATCTGA
- a CDS encoding CAP domain-containing protein — MPAWAYLDHARTRQSWESSSDDDEAPDTRSGHARYLTPDELEVLAEINLMRSDPASYAALRLEPLRSQYQGKRFFPSGSSVRPVWTREGVKALDECIRVLKNTKPMPRFSPSEALTLAAREMTQDQGATTQTGHVGCSGSTMLERILRHGNWRSTLAENISYGYHNPGEIVVTLLIDDGVYDRAHRLNLLNIKLDRIGISIGAHRRYNVMCVMDFAAGYNANRL; from the coding sequence TTGCCCGCCTGGGCATATCTTGATCACGCCAGAACCCGGCAGAGCTGGGAATCAAGCTCCGATGACGACGAGGCGCCGGATACCCGGAGCGGCCATGCGCGCTACCTGACGCCGGACGAACTCGAAGTTCTGGCGGAAATAAATCTGATGAGAAGCGACCCCGCAAGTTATGCCGCTCTTCGCCTTGAGCCGCTCAGAAGCCAGTACCAGGGCAAACGCTTCTTTCCCTCCGGCAGCAGCGTCCGCCCCGTTTGGACCCGCGAAGGAGTCAAGGCCCTCGACGAATGTATCCGCGTACTGAAAAACACCAAACCGATGCCACGCTTCTCGCCCTCCGAGGCGCTGACGCTCGCCGCCCGCGAAATGACACAAGACCAGGGCGCGACTACACAGACCGGTCACGTTGGATGCAGCGGCTCCACAATGCTGGAGAGGATTCTTCGGCACGGCAATTGGCGCAGTACTCTTGCTGAAAACATCTCATATGGATACCATAATCCCGGAGAGATCGTCGTCACGCTGCTTATCGACGATGGCGTATACGACCGGGCGCACAGACTCAACCTGCTGAACATCAAGCTCGATCGTATCGGTATTTCGATCGGGGCGCACCGCCGCTACAACGTTATGTGCGTCATGGACTTTGCAGCCGGTTACAATGCGAACAGGCTGTAA
- the guaB gene encoding IMP dehydrogenase: protein MDKILYDALTFDDVLLVPSYSNVLPKETVVKSRLTRQIEVNIPLVSAAMDTVTEAELAIALARAGGIGIIHKNLSIDEQARQVAKVKRFESGIIRNPIHLFEDATIQDAIELMIRHSISGIPVVEHPTPEGCLRLKGIVTNRDLRMTASSNEKITTIMTTSLVTAKEEIDLLAAEEILMRNKIEKLLVIDDDGYLKGLITFKDIQKRKQCPDACKDTQGRLRAGAAVGIRANTMSRVDALVAAGVDVVAVDTAHGHSQAVLDMVSTIKQKYPELQVIAGNVATPEAVRDLVKAGADAVKVGIGPGSICTTRIVAGVGMPQLTAVMKCAEEAKKTGIPVIADGGIKYSGDIAKALAAGADSVMMGSIFAGTDESPGETILYEGRRFKAYRGMGSLGAMSEPEGSSDRYFQDASAETKKYVPEGIEGRIPAKGKLDEVVYQLIGGLKSSMGYCGVRTITELKENTRFVRITTAGLRESHPHDVMITKEAPNYSTSA from the coding sequence ATGGACAAAATTCTCTATGATGCGCTGACTTTCGATGACGTGTTGCTCGTTCCCTCATATTCCAACGTTCTGCCCAAGGAGACCGTCGTCAAATCGCGCCTTACCCGGCAGATCGAGGTCAACATCCCGCTGGTGAGCGCGGCCATGGACACCGTCACCGAAGCCGAACTGGCCATCGCTCTCGCTCGCGCGGGCGGCATCGGTATCATCCACAAGAATCTCTCCATAGACGAACAGGCCCGGCAGGTTGCAAAAGTCAAGCGCTTCGAGAGCGGCATCATCCGCAATCCCATCCACCTGTTCGAGGACGCGACCATCCAGGATGCCATCGAGCTGATGATCCGACACTCCATTTCGGGTATTCCGGTGGTCGAGCATCCGACCCCTGAAGGCTGCCTCCGGCTGAAAGGCATCGTCACCAACCGTGACCTGCGCATGACCGCGTCGTCCAACGAAAAGATCACCACCATCATGACGACCAGCCTCGTCACGGCCAAAGAGGAGATCGACCTTCTGGCCGCCGAGGAGATTCTCATGCGGAACAAGATCGAAAAGCTGCTCGTCATTGACGACGACGGCTACCTCAAGGGTCTCATCACCTTCAAGGACATCCAGAAGCGCAAGCAGTGCCCCGACGCCTGCAAGGATACGCAGGGCCGGCTCCGCGCGGGCGCGGCGGTCGGCATTCGCGCCAACACGATGTCGCGCGTCGATGCTCTGGTGGCGGCGGGCGTTGACGTCGTGGCGGTCGATACGGCGCACGGCCACAGCCAGGCGGTGCTCGACATGGTCTCCACCATCAAGCAGAAATATCCCGAATTGCAGGTGATCGCCGGTAACGTGGCGACGCCGGAGGCCGTGCGCGATCTGGTCAAGGCCGGAGCCGACGCGGTGAAGGTCGGCATCGGGCCGGGCAGCATCTGCACGACGCGCATCGTGGCGGGTGTCGGCATGCCGCAGCTCACCGCCGTCATGAAGTGCGCCGAAGAGGCGAAAAAAACCGGCATTCCGGTCATCGCGGACGGAGGCATCAAGTACAGCGGCGACATCGCCAAGGCGCTCGCGGCTGGCGCGGATTCGGTCATGATGGGCAGCATCTTCGCGGGTACCGACGAAAGCCCCGGCGAGACGATCCTCTACGAAGGCCGCCGCTTCAAGGCGTACCGCGGCATGGGTTCGCTCGGCGCGATGTCTGAACCGGAGGGCAGCAGCGACCGCTACTTCCAGGACGCTTCGGCGGAGACCAAAAAGTACGTACCCGAAGGCATCGAGGGGCGCATTCCGGCCAAGGGCAAGCTCGACGAGGTGGTCTACCAGCTCATCGGTGGCCTGAAGTCCTCGATGGGTTACTGCGGCGTAAGAACCATCACGGAACTGAAGGAGAACACCCGCTTCGTGCGCATCACCACGGCGGGCCTCCGCGAAAGCCACCCGCACGACGTGATGATCACCAAGGAGGCACCGAACTACTCGACCTCGGCATAA